The following proteins are encoded in a genomic region of Chryseobacterium culicis:
- a CDS encoding tRNA (cytidine(34)-2'-O)-methyltransferase: MLNIVLVEPEIPNNTGNIGRLCVGTESRLHLIHPFGFVINDKNLKRSGLDYWVHLDVSEYADVDEWVKTIPDQSRVFLMSSHAEKSYLETDFQDGDWLVFGKESVGLSKEVLDRFENHLTIPMSKLIRSFNIANSVAFVVGEAKRQISLK, translated from the coding sequence ATGTTGAATATTGTTCTTGTAGAACCTGAAATACCTAATAATACAGGAAATATCGGAAGGCTGTGTGTAGGAACCGAAAGCAGATTACACCTGATTCATCCGTTTGGATTTGTAATTAATGATAAAAATCTGAAGCGTTCGGGATTAGATTATTGGGTACACCTCGATGTTTCTGAATATGCGGATGTTGATGAATGGGTTAAAACGATTCCTGATCAGTCACGCGTTTTTCTAATGAGCTCACATGCTGAAAAGTCATATCTGGAAACTGATTTTCAGGATGGAGACTGGCTGGTTTTCGGAAAGGAAAGTGTAGGTTTAAGCAAAGAGGTTCTGGACCGTTTTGAAAACCATTTAACAATTCCTATGTCGAAACTTATCAGGAGTTTTAATATTGCGAACTCCGTGGCATTCGTCGTAGGAGAAGCAAAGAGACAAATCAGTTTGAAATAG
- a CDS encoding tetratricopeptide repeat protein, which translates to MKKTLLAVTSLCFFISSYAQDKKLAEECFNKADYKCAEEQYLKLAEKEQIQKFQSEYYDYLGTAQRRLGKTTQAFKSYESALKANPMSVSVYANLSSLYSQKGNKIKALEYIEKGLQVNAETPDLYLTRSKIYDSQGKKDLAIKDLNQILTFAPDNLFAKTGLANLKKNNGDLDGALKDYNKLLAEKPESLLYNGRADVYFKMKKYKEALADANKAISIDPKFAQSYVSKAMILMDTSKLKEACENFDKAVTLGYEKAVLTDVYAKCIKK; encoded by the coding sequence ATGAAAAAAACTTTATTAGCAGTAACTTCCCTCTGTTTCTTTATTAGTTCTTATGCCCAGGATAAAAAACTGGCTGAAGAATGTTTTAACAAAGCCGACTATAAATGTGCTGAAGAGCAGTATTTAAAACTGGCAGAGAAAGAACAGATTCAAAAATTTCAATCGGAATATTACGACTACCTTGGTACAGCCCAGAGAAGACTTGGAAAAACGACCCAGGCTTTTAAATCCTACGAATCTGCACTGAAAGCAAATCCTATGTCGGTTTCCGTATATGCAAATCTCTCATCACTTTACAGTCAGAAAGGAAATAAAATAAAAGCATTGGAGTATATAGAAAAGGGACTTCAGGTGAATGCTGAAACTCCGGATTTATATCTTACGCGTTCCAAAATTTATGACAGTCAGGGAAAAAAAGATCTTGCTATCAAAGACCTTAATCAGATTCTGACCTTTGCTCCTGATAATCTTTTTGCAAAAACAGGATTGGCCAATCTGAAAAAAAATAATGGCGATCTGGATGGCGCTTTAAAAGATTATAATAAACTTCTTGCCGAAAAACCGGAATCATTGCTTTATAACGGGAGGGCAGATGTTTATTTTAAAATGAAAAAATATAAGGAAGCTCTTGCAGATGCCAACAAAGCGATCTCTATAGATCCTAAATTTGCTCAGTCTTATGTGAGCAAAGCCATGATTCTGATGGATACTTCCAAACTTAAGGAAGCCTGCGAAAATTTCGATAAAGCAGTAACTCTTGGGTATGAAAAAGCGGTATTGACGGATGTTTACGCTAAATGTATCAAGAAATAA
- a CDS encoding phosphatase PAP2 family protein: protein MEEIIQEDKKVFLYLNNLGDSSFDQFWMLISSTWIWVPLYIIFLYFLYKNHKLRSLVFILIFLAIGATVSDQLASVFKYGVARLRPCHDPTLEHHMRIVKCGGQFGFYSAHASNTFFLASFLSILLKNKLKWFPYAIFVWAIVVSYSRIYLGVHFPIDILVGAFVGSLLGVIFGALAKKVINKQTITS from the coding sequence ATGGAGGAAATTATTCAGGAAGATAAGAAGGTATTTCTTTACCTTAATAATCTAGGAGATTCATCCTTCGATCAGTTTTGGATGTTGATTTCAAGTACCTGGATCTGGGTGCCTCTATACATTATATTTCTTTATTTTTTATACAAAAATCATAAACTAAGATCTTTAGTTTTTATCCTTATATTTTTGGCTATTGGGGCAACGGTTTCTGACCAGTTGGCCAGCGTTTTCAAGTATGGTGTGGCAAGGCTGAGACCCTGTCATGATCCTACGCTGGAACATCACATGAGAATCGTGAAATGTGGCGGACAGTTTGGCTTTTATTCTGCTCATGCTTCCAATACATTCTTTTTGGCTTCCTTTTTAAGTATTTTATTAAAAAATAAACTTAAATGGTTTCCATATGCTATATTTGTGTGGGCTATAGTAGTTTCCTACAGCCGTATATATTTAGGAGTGCATTTCCCGATAGATATTTTGGTGGGGGCGTTTGTTGGATCTTTATTGGGAGTGATATTTGGTGCACTCGCCAAAAAAGTCATCAACAAACAAACTATAACTTCATGA
- a CDS encoding twin-arginine translocase TatA/TatE family subunit, producing MELSIGEMALIAIAIVVLFGPDKLPQIARDLGAGVRKMRGAVEDIKTEIMKETDNPVSEIKREIEKVKDAAKDFNPMNDIKKDILTEPTSVASNEPPKPKPADDETYEGPVSR from the coding sequence ATGGAATTAAGCATTGGAGAAATGGCACTCATTGCCATTGCAATCGTTGTATTATTCGGTCCGGATAAACTGCCTCAGATTGCGCGTGACCTAGGTGCAGGCGTTAGAAAAATGCGTGGAGCAGTGGAAGATATTAAAACAGAAATCATGAAGGAAACAGATAATCCTGTTTCTGAAATCAAACGTGAGATTGAAAAGGTAAAAGATGCTGCAAAGGATTTCAACCCGATGAATGATATCAAGAAAGATATTCTGACAGAACCTACTTCTGTAGCTTCTAATGAGCCTCCAAAACCGAAGCCGGCAGATGATGAGACTTATGAAGGACCTGTAAGCAGATAA
- a CDS encoding arylamine N-acetyltransferase family protein: MNIVDLEKYFERIHFTGIPELNMEVLKKIHQLHPKYIPFENIDSYTGKVPSLNLDDIFKKLVIESRGGYCYEQNLLLSEVLKYLGFNVKLQLGRVVWGRQEDSVAAQTHLLLIVDFEGEKYIIDCGFGTATLTAPILLNEEKQQKTPNGIFKVSHQEETYTLWMLKEQWFPVYRFILEHVEPIDLEISNWYLSTHPDSHFKNKLILSKVDENVRYTYTDHVLNIRSDHGEKESISIENDMQLYEILTNTFGLKENAIEALKSKAGA, from the coding sequence ATGAATATAGTAGACCTGGAAAAATATTTTGAACGGATTCATTTTACCGGAATTCCGGAGTTGAATATGGAGGTGTTGAAAAAAATACATCAGCTTCATCCTAAGTATATTCCTTTTGAGAATATTGATTCTTATACAGGAAAGGTTCCTTCTCTGAATTTAGATGATATTTTCAAAAAACTGGTTATAGAATCTCGCGGTGGATATTGCTACGAACAAAATCTGCTTTTAAGTGAAGTTTTAAAATATTTAGGATTCAACGTAAAGCTTCAGTTGGGAAGGGTGGTATGGGGCAGACAGGAAGACAGTGTTGCTGCGCAAACCCATTTGTTACTTATTGTTGATTTTGAAGGAGAAAAGTATATCATAGATTGCGGATTTGGAACGGCTACACTTACGGCACCGATTCTTTTAAATGAAGAAAAACAGCAGAAAACTCCCAATGGAATATTTAAAGTTTCCCATCAAGAAGAAACCTACACCCTCTGGATGTTAAAAGAACAATGGTTTCCGGTATATCGCTTCATTCTTGAGCATGTAGAGCCCATTGATCTTGAGATCTCTAACTGGTATTTATCTACTCATCCGGATTCTCATTTTAAGAACAAACTGATCCTTTCAAAAGTAGATGAGAATGTCCGCTATACATATACAGACCATGTGTTGAACATCCGTTCTGATCATGGTGAAAAAGAATCCATATCGATAGAAAATGATATGCAGTTGTATGAAATACTGACTAATACTTTTGGACTAAAAGAAAATGCAATAGAGGCTTTAAAATCAAAAGCAGGAGCTTAG
- a CDS encoding TCR/Tet family MFS transporter has protein sequence MENSKKKAAIGFIFITLLIDITGWGIIIPVVPKLIEELIHADISEAAKYGGWLGFAYAFTQFIFSPLVGNLSDKYGRRPVILISLFGFAVDYIFLALAPTIWWLFLGRVIAGITGASVTTASAYIADISTDEDRAKNFGLIGAAFGLGFIIGPVLGGVLGHYGARVPFYAAAGLCLLNFLYGYFILPESLDKDKRREFDWKRANPIGSFKFLGKHPEISGMIVSLILIYIAGHAVQSNWSFFTMYKFGWTERMVGISLGVVGLLVGLVQGGLIRWTTPRLGEQKSIYYGLAFYAVGMLLFAFASEGWMMFVFLVPYCLGGICGPALQSVITKSVPSNEQGELQGALTSLMSATSIIGPPMMTNLFYYFTHDEAPFKFSGAPFFLAFILMAASVVITYSAFQKKRKDGVDLASKKDFH, from the coding sequence ATGGAAAATTCAAAGAAAAAAGCAGCTATAGGCTTCATATTTATTACTTTACTGATAGATATTACAGGATGGGGAATCATCATTCCTGTTGTTCCTAAATTGATTGAGGAACTCATTCATGCAGATATCAGCGAAGCTGCAAAATATGGTGGCTGGCTGGGATTTGCCTATGCATTTACCCAATTTATTTTCTCTCCGCTTGTTGGAAACCTGAGTGATAAATACGGACGAAGACCCGTTATTCTGATCTCTCTCTTTGGATTTGCAGTAGATTATATCTTCCTTGCCTTAGCTCCTACCATCTGGTGGCTGTTTTTAGGAAGGGTTATTGCCGGAATTACGGGCGCTAGTGTCACAACGGCCAGTGCCTATATCGCAGATATTTCCACTGATGAAGACAGAGCCAAGAATTTTGGACTGATAGGGGCAGCTTTTGGACTTGGATTTATTATAGGACCTGTTCTGGGTGGAGTTCTTGGACATTATGGTGCCAGAGTTCCTTTCTATGCTGCAGCAGGTCTGTGTTTGCTTAATTTCCTTTATGGGTATTTCATCCTTCCTGAAAGTTTGGATAAAGATAAAAGAAGAGAATTTGACTGGAAGCGAGCCAATCCTATAGGTTCATTTAAGTTTTTAGGGAAGCACCCTGAAATTTCCGGAATGATCGTTTCATTAATATTAATTTATATTGCAGGTCATGCTGTACAAAGTAACTGGAGTTTCTTTACGATGTATAAGTTCGGCTGGACGGAAAGAATGGTGGGAATCTCATTAGGAGTTGTAGGATTATTGGTAGGCCTTGTACAAGGTGGTCTTATCCGGTGGACAACACCAAGACTGGGGGAACAGAAAAGTATTTATTACGGATTGGCTTTCTATGCGGTAGGAATGTTGTTGTTTGCTTTTGCATCAGAAGGCTGGATGATGTTTGTGTTTTTGGTGCCTTATTGTTTAGGAGGAATCTGCGGACCTGCTTTACAGTCTGTTATCACAAAAAGTGTTCCTTCCAATGAACAGGGAGAGCTTCAGGGAGCATTGACAAGTTTGATGAGTGCTACCTCTATTATCGGGCCTCCGATGATGACGAATCTGTTTTACTATTTTACCCACGATGAAGCACCATTCAAGTTTTCCGGAGCACCTTTCTTTTTAGCATTTATTTTAATGGCTGCCAGTGTAGTGATTACGTATTCTGCTTTTCAGAAAAAAAGGAAAGATGGAGTTGATTTAGCATCGAAAAAAGATTTTCATTAA